Proteins co-encoded in one Papaver somniferum cultivar HN1 chromosome 5, ASM357369v1, whole genome shotgun sequence genomic window:
- the LOC113279437 gene encoding uncharacterized protein LOC113279437, which translates to MWFLHADFSRMVSESWNAPVHGSSDFIFPYKMKRLKVAMKDWNLRVFVNVHSRLKQDQLRFENAARNSDEDPSDIAKLNAMKDAMATHSENRRSSNTISELVDVNGDSITDYDQLRNHVVQFYEDKFNGPHLDIDEDFFNFDHPSITMEESNDMDRISSPEEIKKTVFDLGADSAPGPDGFSGCFYRHCWDIIQDDLIKAIIYCWNTGHIPNGVNSSLIILLAKVRGANTLRNFRPIGISNFFFKNFTKILASRQSTVLDKLVSEEQVAFMKGRNIHENISLASETVNELHIKRKDGNLGLKLDISQAFDTVSWSFVLEVFRRYGFSEKWCAWLLDILNSA; encoded by the exons CGGATTTCATTTTTCCTTACAAGATGAAGAGGCTGAAAGTGGCGATGAAAGATTGGAATCTTAGAGTTTTTGTCAATGTTCATTCTCGGTTAAAGCAAGACCAACTTCGCTTTGAGAATGCGGCTAGAAATTCAGATGAGGATCCTAGTGATATTGCTAAACTAAATGCTATGAAGGACGCTATGGCTACCCATTCTGAGAATCG GAGGAGTAGTAACACTATTTCTGAATTGGTTGATGTCAATGGTGATTCCATAACTGATTATGATCAATTGAGAAATCATGTTGTTCAATTTTATGAAGATAAATTCAACGGCCCACATCTGGATATTGATGAAGATTTCTTCAACTTTGATCATCCTTCCATCACTATGGAAGAAAGTAATGATATGGATAGAATTTCTTCTCCGGAGGAAATAAAAAAAACTGTTTTTGATTTGGGTGCGGATAGTGCTCCGGGTCCGGATGGTTTTTCTGGTTGTTTCTACCGCCACTGTTGGGATATCATTCAGGATGACTTGATAAAGGCTATTATATATTGTTGGAATACTGGTCATATTCCAAATGGTGTCAATTCTTCCTTGATTATTCTGCTGGCCAAGGTAAGAGGTGCTAATACTCTTCGTAACTTCAGGCCTATTGgtattagtaattttttctttaaaaattttaCTAAGATTCTAGCTTCTAGACAGAGCACTGTTTTGGACAAGCTTGTTTCTGAGGAACAAGTGGCTTTTATGAAGGGTCgtaatattcatgaaaatatcagTCTAGCCTCAGAAACGGTTAATGAACTCCATATCAAGCGTAAGGATGGCAACCTTGGTCTTaaacttgatatctctcaggcatTTGACACGGTGAGTTGGTCTTTTGTTTTAGAAGTTTTTCGTCGATATGGCTTCTCTGAGAAATGGTGTGCTTGGTTGTTGGATATTTTGAATTCTGCTTGA